Proteins from a single region of Chryseobacterium sp. T16E-39:
- the ruvX gene encoding Holliday junction resolvase RuvX, translated as MGQILAIDYGKARCGIAATDDMQIIASGLDTIETNHLLTFLNKYFNENKVDEVVIGLPVDLKGNVSEVETDILKFIEEFKKEFPTISVHRFDERFTSKMASFFISQSGKNKKKRQEKGLIDKISATIILQNFLEQKTR; from the coding sequence ATGGGACAAATCCTTGCAATAGACTATGGAAAGGCTCGTTGTGGTATTGCTGCAACGGATGATATGCAGATTATAGCGAGTGGCCTTGATACTATAGAAACAAATCATTTACTGACTTTTTTGAATAAATACTTCAATGAAAATAAAGTAGATGAAGTGGTAATAGGCCTTCCAGTAGATTTGAAGGGAAATGTTTCCGAAGTGGAAACTGATATTTTAAAATTCATTGAAGAATTTAAAAAAGAATTTCCAACCATTTCTGTGCACCGTTTTGATGAAAGATTTACATCTAAAATGGCCTCTTTTTTTATTTCTCAAAGTGGGAAAAATAAAAAGAAAAGACAGGAAAAAGGGTTAATAGATAAAATAAGCGCAACTATTATATTGCAGAATTTTTTAGAACAAAAAACAAGATGA
- the def gene encoding peptide deformylase — protein sequence MILPIRAFGDPILRKVGKDIDKNYPDLKELIDNMFETMNSANGIGLAAPQIGLDIRMFVIDVTPLAEDEDYEDIKDELKDFKKVFINAKILEESGEEWKFNEGCLSIPDVREDVKRKSTILIEYYDENFVKHTETFSDIRARVIQHEYDHIEGTLFTDHLSALKKKLVKGKLTKISQGDVSINYKMRFPK from the coding sequence ATGATTCTACCAATAAGAGCCTTTGGGGATCCTATTTTAAGAAAAGTAGGCAAAGATATAGACAAAAATTATCCCGATTTAAAAGAACTTATCGATAATATGTTCGAAACTATGAATAGTGCGAACGGAATTGGATTGGCCGCTCCTCAGATCGGTCTTGATATTCGTATGTTTGTAATAGATGTAACTCCCCTGGCAGAAGATGAGGATTATGAAGACATCAAAGACGAGTTGAAGGATTTTAAAAAGGTTTTCATCAATGCTAAAATTCTTGAAGAATCCGGAGAAGAATGGAAGTTTAACGAAGGGTGTCTTTCTATTCCAGATGTTAGAGAGGACGTTAAAAGAAAAAGTACGATCCTTATAGAATATTATGACGAAAATTTTGTTAAGCATACAGAAACTTTTTCCGATATTAGAGCCCGCGTAATTCAACATGAATATGATCATATTGAAGGGACACTATTTACAGATCATTTAAGTGCTTTGAAAAAGAAATTGGTGAAAGGTAAATTAACGAAGATATCTCAGGGAGACGTAAGTATCAATTATAAAATGAGATTTCCGAAATAA
- a CDS encoding DUF5606 domain-containing protein codes for MLLEKIISISGKPGLFKLVSQLRNGFIIEDVTTKKKVSIGNSSQVSLLDNIAMFTFDKEVPLFEVFENIAKNQDYKETISHKSSDAELKEFMGASLPNYDTERVYASDIKKLAQWYNILHKAGYITPESFVKAEPETLDPANENEEVTLTDKEAPKKAAPKADKPVTPKVKASTGAKAATKSTHRKMG; via the coding sequence ATGTTGTTAGAAAAAATAATTTCAATCTCTGGAAAACCGGGACTTTTTAAATTAGTTTCTCAATTAAGAAACGGATTTATTATTGAAGATGTAACTACAAAGAAAAAAGTAAGTATTGGAAACTCAAGTCAGGTAAGTTTGCTGGATAATATCGCGATGTTTACATTTGATAAAGAAGTTCCTTTGTTTGAGGTTTTTGAAAATATTGCTAAAAACCAGGATTATAAAGAAACAATATCTCATAAATCTTCTGATGCTGAATTGAAAGAATTTATGGGCGCTTCACTTCCTAATTATGATACAGAAAGAGTATATGCTTCTGATATCAAAAAATTAGCGCAGTGGTATAACATTCTTCACAAAGCTGGATACATTACTCCTGAAAGTTTTGTAAAAGCTGAACCTGAAACTTTAGATCCGGCAAATGAAAATGAAGAAGTAACTTTAACGGACAAAGAAGCTCCGAAAAAAGCAGCTCCAAAGGCTGATAAACCAGTTACTCCGAAAGTAAAGGCTTCAACCGGAGCAAAAGCTGCTACAAAAAGCACACACAGAAAAATGGGATAA
- the mazG gene encoding nucleoside triphosphate pyrophosphohydrolase: MNTKQEKLEAFGRLLDIMDDLREKCPWDQKQTLESLRHLTLEETYELSDAILQEDLLEIKKELGDVLLHLVFYAKIGSEKGSFDIADVINSLNEKLIFRHPHIYGDVEVKDEEEVKQNWEKLKLKEGNKSILSGVPKSLPSMVKAYRVQDKVKGIGFEFHDAEDAWAKVDEELGEFHAETDPLKKEQELGDVFFSLINYARITGINPDSALERTNLKFISRFQKMEEMAVERDLKLGEMSLEEMDLLWDEVKILNKN; encoded by the coding sequence ATGAATACCAAACAAGAAAAATTAGAAGCCTTCGGAAGATTATTGGATATTATGGATGACCTGCGTGAAAAATGCCCGTGGGACCAGAAACAGACCTTAGAATCTCTCCGACACTTAACTCTTGAAGAAACCTACGAACTTTCCGATGCAATTCTGCAGGAGGACTTACTGGAGATAAAAAAAGAGTTGGGAGATGTATTGCTACACCTGGTTTTCTATGCTAAAATAGGTTCTGAAAAAGGAAGTTTTGATATTGCTGATGTCATTAATTCTTTAAATGAAAAGCTTATTTTCCGTCATCCTCATATCTACGGTGATGTTGAGGTAAAAGATGAAGAAGAAGTAAAGCAGAACTGGGAAAAATTGAAACTCAAAGAAGGCAACAAATCCATTTTAAGTGGTGTTCCTAAAAGCCTTCCAAGTATGGTAAAAGCCTATAGGGTTCAGGATAAAGTAAAGGGAATCGGTTTTGAATTTCATGATGCTGAAGATGCCTGGGCAAAGGTAGATGAGGAACTTGGAGAATTTCATGCTGAAACAGATCCGCTGAAAAAAGAACAGGAACTGGGAGATGTATTTTTTTCCCTGATCAATTATGCCCGCATTACAGGAATTAATCCGGATTCCGCATTGGAAAGAACCAATTTGAAATTTATTTCAAGATTTCAAAAAATGGAGGAGATGGCTGTAGAAAGGGATTTGAAGTTAGGAGAAATGTCTTTAGAAGAAATGGACCTGCTTTGGGATGAGGTTAAAATATTAAATAAAAATTGA